The Fulvia fulva chromosome 11, complete sequence genome segment CGGTGCTGGGTGAGATCGGTATTTTGATGGATGTGGATGAAGTCTGGGCAGGAAAGAAGATCGAGAACACAATTCTCGTTGTTGACCTGACGGCAAGTGCGGAGGATGGCAGCCTGGATGGTTGTGATACAAAGAGGTCCAACATCGTGGGAAGAGATCTCGACATTGGTGTCGTTTTCGAGGAGCATCGAGTAGATCCTGTTCTTCAGCTCCGGGGGGGGGGGTCCATGAAGCGGAATGGCTTCTCGGCTGTTGCGTCTGTCATGATTGTAGTTGATGGTTTCATGATCTTGTTGTCGTTCGTCAGTGTTCTGGTAGCTACGATGGTTATCGTGACTGAGTGTGGTTTGTGGGTGGAGTCGTCTGGTGATCGATGCTGATCTGAAGCTGAAGAAGTGTGCCGTGGAAGACATATATCAGTGATCCAGGCAATAAAACCTCAGAATTTCAATTCATTGGTGACGACACATTGATTGTTCGAGTCCAATGGCATTCATTTCCTGTGAGCAGCAAATTCACTTCAAGGTGTCGTAGCAGATCGACCTGCTACCGTCGCAGAACGTCGAGTAAAGGCGTGCCGGCTCGCAAATACGCGCTCTATCGCGTGAAGCAATTTCATTGGGTCGAGAATGCTATCATTAGGCTAGACGGCTGCGAAAGCGCTGAGCGAAGGTCATCGGAGACCCGCCACTTTGAAGTGCATCCACCATCGTTCGCAATTCCCATATCTCTCGTGTTGACCGACCTCTGGATCCTCTCTACTCGCTGCGTGTAGTTGCATCTTGAATGCCCCGGAAAGATTATCACTCCGGAGTGGCTCCGATCAGCTCTTTGGCCTGCTTCTCATACTCTCCAGCTTCCTGTAGTTCTGCTGTCGTGTACAACCTTGATGGCGTCATGGCAATAACGTCCAGAATGTACTTCATGTTGTACCCCGTCATTCGTGATCGAGCCTTGTGCATCGCCCGCACCCTTGGGCCCATGGCTGCAGCAAGCTGTGCCGCCCCGAAACTACGCCTCGCGTTGCACCCGATGTCGAGCTTCTGGAGAGAGATAGCCGGCTTGAGCAAGACGAGTGACTTCTGCAGATGGATCTTGGTGTTGGCGTAGCGAACCTGAACCTGACGAAGGTGCTTGACGTTGCGACCTATCTGTTCGAGCAGACGTCGGAGCGCGATATCGGACCAAGTGTCGAAAGTGTTATTGGCGTAGAGTATTGATACTGCCTCATTATGTACCTGACTGCAGATGCGAAGAATGGCTGGTTGAATCGAGTTTTCCTGTGCTATTGGGCGTGAGCCAGAGCCGGGGCGGGTATAGCTCTGGATGTTGATAGGCTTGTCATTCACGAGCAAAAGAGTGTAGATCTTGTTCTTGAGCTCCGGTGACAGATCGATGGACCGGAATGGCTTATGTGCGGCTGATCCTGTCTGAGCGGCTACAAGCGCTGTCAGCACTGCGTACAACCGCGGAGATCAAGCTGATGCCGGAGCATACCTTGCGCTGATGCAGCCACAGTACCTGTCATTTCGGTTACTCTGATTGGTGATGATGGTGGTAGTAGTTGTTGGTGATGGACTCGTTGGTGATGGACTCGTTGGTGATGGTGGCGGTCGTTGGTGAAGGTGAATATTGTTGAAGGTCGTTGTTGTTGACGGTGGTCATGCGGTGATGGGTGGTGATGTTGAAGGGATGGATGGAGTCAAGCTGATTTAATGGTGACTATAAGGCGCAAACAGACGCCGTGAGCTTGTGATCACACCACTAAAGCTCATGCTCAGTAGCCTCACTTCAACCTCACTTCGCCGGAACGCCCGCACGCTCCATCACAACATCCTCCAGCCGCCAATGCAGATCCAAACATTCTCAATCTTCCATCCAGTCACCAGCCAAAGTCACCAATCAGGAATCAACGCATTGACTTGCCTCGAGCCCCCTCTTTTTATCGCTCTTGCACCCTCCGCACCCACCACGGGCAACTTCTCCACACCCTTCTTCTTCATCGCATCCGGCACAAGCTTCGGATCAAGTAGGCCAGCTTGCACAAGCACACTTGCCTGATCCCAGTAGATGTGCTCGCTTTCCAGCTTCGAGCCTCGCACGTGGAATATGCTTACGATAACAATCTCAATCCGCTTATTCGTGGGCGGTACGCCGGGAAGTAGCCAGGGGATTTCAACGGTGTGGGTCAAAGCCACAAAGATCTCATCGCAAACCCGGCCTGTGCCAATCGTTCGTGATAGAAGGCGCAGTGAGACGTTCGTAGCTTGCGGTATGGGCGTGAAGAAGTTCTCGTAGAAATCTGTCAAGTCTTCCATACCAACACCCCCTGTCAGGGTTGGGGTATGTATGACATGCGCATATGGTCTTGTCTGCTTCATGGCTCGTCCCTGTTGGCCAGAGTGTAAATACGTCGCCTGCGTGTCCCGGACGGCCTCGATGTCGTTCTCTAGCCGGAAGCCTTTTCTGACCGTGGCGATCGAGCGTGTAAAGGCTACCCCATCTGCAACAGGATCGTACTCCTCCAGGTCAGATTCTGCGAAGCCGGGTTGAACGCCAGAGTAGGTGTAAGCCTTGAAAGCTAAGTGAAGCCATTCACCATAGCCTACACCAGGATCGATTCGTTTCTGTACGGTCTTGGCTTTGCCTTGGATTCCAAGGACTTCAGGGTGCTTTTGAACGCCAATCTTCGTACCGGCAAGATGGACCAGGACCTGTATCGATGCCGGGAATTTAGTGTGTACCGAGGGTATCCGGGACGGGTAGTATGCCACCACTGCACATAGCTTAGGATGATTTGGCTTGGTGTGCCCTTCCAGTGCTAGAGAGGCGGCGTCCCCGTATGCTGGAATTGATCAGACTACTTTCGAGGTATATTCGGGTTGTTTGCATAGCATTACCTACGATAGCATAGTACTCCGAGACACCAAATGCGTCACCCACGGCATGCAGACGATGGATGAAGTCCCATCCGCCTTTCAGTAAGGGAACATATTTGACAAAGAAGCCTTCTTCAACCCATCTCTTCTGAGTCTCCTCATCGAAATCTTCGGTCTCGGCAGCAAGAATGACATTGGCGCTCTTGCTTCTGTTCAGGACGTTGAAGAAGTTGTTCTCCTGGCTGTTGAGCCATGGCGTGCTAAAGGCTGACATCTTGAGCTGTGACTAGCAAGCGAAGTGGTGGACATGGTGAAGAAGATCATGGGGGATTCCTGGCTGGTGACTTTCTCAAGCGATGATGTTGTTCCCGGTTTCACTCCCCTGCAAGTGTTCCGATCGTGGTGATGTCGCACGAGCTCTTGGCAGTGATGTCACGATCGCGTGGAAGCACGCGTCACCCGGGACACGAGATTGCCACGAGACCAGTCCTATCTTTAGCCTCGATAAACCGTCGCCACAAACAACACTGCCACCAGGAGATCAGGCTTCGGCCTCATACACCACCGCCAACATGCCTCTCGGCTTCGAGCGCCTCAACGAGCGCAGCCAACGCCCTAACCCACTTATCAATTTCATCAAACCCCTCGACACTCCACACAAGAAGACATCCGAAGAGTTCCTCTCCCGTATCGCAGCACAATGCTATCCCATCATGAAGAAGCACCACATCTCCGTCATGGCCTTGGAGGAGTACGAGCCGAACCCAGAATTCCTCGGGCGCAACTTCAACGCCGGCGAAGTCATACAGCTCGTGCTCAAGGACAAACAGGGTAGATGGTTGAGCATGGAGTTCGTGCAGATGGTCATGATGCATGAGCTGGCGCATTGCAAGCAGATGAATCACAGCCGGTCCTTTTGGGGTGTCAGGAACGAGTATGCGAAGCAGATGGAGGAGCTGTGGGCGCAGAAGTATATGGGCGAGGGCATGTGGGGTCGAGGTAGAGGTCTGGAGACAGGGGAGTGGCTTAATGCCGCTGCACCGGATAACAGTCCAATACCGGAGCATTTGTGTGGTGGGAGCTATAGGCGGCGAGGCAAGAAGCGGAAGCGCGGTCAGCAGGGTGGCAGTGATGAGCCGGAGAAGCTGAGCTATGCCGAGAGACAGCAGAAGAGGATTGCAAGGAAATTCGGCAAGCATGGCGTGTCGATGGAAGGGCAATCACTAGGCGACGATGAACTGTTGAGAGGTGCATTGGAGACCATGAATGGAGGCAAGAGAGGGACCGGCAAGCCGAGAGTGGCCAACAGCAAACGTGGGAGAGAGCTCCGAGCTGCGGCCGCTTTGGCAAGGTTCGACCAGGAGAAGAGCAAGCCACCTGAGAAGACGCCAGATCTCGAGGACGATCTGGACTCCGAGACTGAGTCAGAGTGGGAAGGCGATGACGACGGAGACGCTGTGGTTATTAGCGATGGCCACGGGCATGATCTCGTCAAGGTCTGCGGTGAGGGAGAAGATGAAGAGGAAGACGCAGGCAGGGAAATGGATGAGCTGCGGATGCTCAGTGCAGGGGCGAAAGGCAAGATTGGCACGAAGCAAGCCTCTGGCCGCGGAAAAGCTCCCCCGATGAAAGGTCAAGCTGGATACGAAGACTCAGAGACCGAGAGCGAAGCTGACGACGATCCTGTCGAGAGCGCTCCGGATGGCGATAGCCAAAGCTTCCTGGGAGATCCCGAGGTTACCAGTGAAGCGGACAGGTCACAGCCAGCACCTCCCTCACACCCCAGCGAAGTCGCCAACGACAGTCTACCTGCATCTCAAGTGGAGTTGCTGCGTGAATTGGACAATGGAGATGAACAGAACACTTCAGAAGCCGAGAGCGCAGCGCCTACGGACCAGACCACGAACAATACTCGTCAGGGAACAGCCGCCCAACCACAAGCATGTCCCATCTGCTCCCTGGAGAACGAAGCTGGTGCGCCTACCTGTATGGCATGCTCAAACGTCCTACGACCGAAGCTCGTACCCAATAGCTGGCGCTGCAAGAGTGACACTTGCAAGGAGAGCACATACATCAACGCTGGCGATGTCGGGCGATGTGGCTTGTGTGGAGCGCAGAAGCCGAAGATGATGGACTCGACGTCTAGCGGAAATGGAAGTGACAGGCCCATGGGGTTTACACGACCTGAAGTGCTACGATGGGATTAGAAGCGGGTCAGAGGCAGTCATGGAAAACAGCACGTGATGAATACCGATGCCGTAGTAATGTTTATGCTGATGATGAAACGTAGAGATACCCGGAATACTGTAGATTAGCCACTCTGCACCGTTGACCATGTGTCCGAGGGCCGGTATCAAAACACGCTGCCGCTCTCGACATTCGCAGCATATCGCTAACAAGATACTCCTGGGACTATCAAATTGGGCACAGCGAAGCGCCTCCCTCGATCGCGCTGCCACATTCTCTACGAAGCGATCGCGCGCCATTGAGTCCGAGCCAAGGCGTCGATATTGGTGCTATACCGAAGCGCTCGGCAGCAACCAACTATTCGCCATCTGCGCCAAGTGGAGCTCACACACCCTCACAAGGAGCGCCACAGCGGCTTTATAAGGGTTTGTAAGCTGTTGGAGCAAGCGCCTAACCTGGAGAATATCATGTTGTGTGGTAGAAATGTGGACGAGTACAGCTCGGAGAATGCGCAGAAGCTAGCAGAGGTGCTTGGTCCACTCGTCAAGACCTTACACAAGAGCCGGGGCTACATCAAGGATCAGAAGTCGAGACCTGCCATGGACATCGTGGGTCCTTTCAAGCACCACGAGCACCTTTGCTTTGGTATGGATCCTGAGGCCAATGAGGCCAAGGCGCAGGCGTACATCAAGGAGGTCAAAGACATCATTGCTGCTACTCTGGAGGAGTAGGTCGAGCATTTAGCAGACTTGAACTTCGGTGCCGCTACTCCATGGGTGCACTGGTCTACAGATGAGCCAGCAGGCCGTAGATCACGACGACATTGGAATCGTACAGCTCGAGAGGAAGAAGCGTTCTCTGGGCACGACTCTGAAGCGTTGGCGAGCGTCAGCCCCTTGGGTCAGGTGCAGTCGAGAATGCGTACCGAGTGGACCGGGAGGTTGTCTGTGGCGTTGATATCTTAGCGGAAGGTCACAGTCTACAGCATAGATTCAATCAACATCCCCTAGACGTTGTTCAGCCCAGACAGCGGACAGCTTCTCCTAACAACGAAAGATTAGAACGTTCACAACATTTGCTCAACGCCTTCTCTCCGTTACATACTAGTCCACCAAGCGACTGGTGTGCCTCTAATTAACGTCACGCACTTGTGCGTCTTGGGAGCACGTTCACTTAGGATTTCCTGCAGCTCCGCATACCGTGTTCAGACTCCATTGCTAGGTAGTTCTCCTGAGAAACGCATGATTGACACGTTCGCAATAATGGCTCACCGCTACCTCGATTGTAGGCGAGTTTACCATGCAGCTGGTCTGCTCCCAATGACCACCAGGTACTTACTTGTAGCTGCGCGTGTCAGTCATCATCCAAACTCATCGAATGCTCGTCACATGTATAGTACTGGATTGTTCTTTCCAATTTTGTGACAAGCCACCCCAATCGCAGCAGGAAAGTACGACGTCAATTCCCAATCGTACCAACATGCTGCTTACACGTTGTATGCACGTCACCCATCTTAGATGTGATGTGCTCTGTGCTAGATAGATCCGATGGCCGCACGCAAGGACGACACCAGTACGCTCCTCCGGCCCGCCTGGCTCCATGCCTCTGTGCATAGCGCTCACCAATTCATCTCATCCGTTGCAATAGAGCGATGGCGATGACAGTGTTAGCTTGCTCGCCTTTTGTTGGACAAGAGAATCTCAAAGAAAGACCCACACTACGGAAGTATCCGTAACAGCCGACCAAGATCATAAGGGAAAAAACGACCCGAATTGGCGTGGTACATGCAGGCATCGTCAAAACATCTATGCAATTTTTGTCCAGAAATGCGGTTGGGGAAAGGTCAAGTTTCGAAAGCTATCATGTACGAAAAGTGCACAGAGAAAGGTACTGCACACAACAGGATGCAACCTAGAGAGAAAGCTTCCAACTTTGCCTTCACCTCGACACTGGAACTCCCCATGGTACCGTGCTGGATCTGTCTTGTACCATGATGCCGAACGCCTCCCTCCCTGTGCCGTGATGCAAAATGCTGGGGGTCTATGCAAGCAGCATATATATACACGCGTCGTTGCTTCATCAAGCGAAGGCGTTTACATGATACCCCTATAAAATCGTTAGCTTTTTTCTTCGAGAGCACGGTGGACAAGGGGAGACGGGCCAGTACTTCTCACAGCCGAACGTGGCTGCGGTGTCCACTTTCCACATGTCGTTGTATGCGGTGAAAAGGAACATGTCCTTGTCGAACTTGGACTTCAAACTAGAGATGGCAGCGGCCTGGTTCTCCTTGGATGGAACAGCGGAACCGTTTGGCGAGCCCTGCGATGGCCAGCCAGTCTCGGTGATAACGACACGCTTGCCACCGCACGCATTAGCAACACGCTGGGCCTGGTCCTTGACGAAGTCACCGGCTTGCTCGGCGGTCTTGCCACCGTCGAAGAAAGCGTGGCAGTTGGCAGCGGCGTAGTCGGAAGCCTGGCAGAGACCGGGGTTGGCAATTATGGCGACGAAGGTGTCAACGGTGACGATGTTGCCAGAGTAGCCGGCTGCCTTGAAGATACCACGAGCGGTGTTGATGGCAGCAACGACCTCGTCGACAGAGGCACCGCCACTGTTTACGAGCTCGTTACCGATGCTGATGGTGTCCACACGGTCCCAAGATCCCTTGGCCTGCTTGATCAGGGTGCTGGCTTCGGTCTGTAGGTTCTTGATGTCGAAGACACCGAGGAAGAGCTTGGCGTTGCAAGCAGCGAGAACGTTGGCGACTTGGTTGCAGTCAGAGCCGTAGAGACGGATCAGGTCGTAGCCAGTGAGCTTGGAGAGATCGCGCTTCACATCCTCCGCGGACTTGCAAGTGTGGTCTGCGTTGTAGGGAGAGTATGTGATACCCCGGCCAGAGCCGGAGCTGGAGCCACCGGATGGAGCAGAGTGTGCAGGTGCAGCTGGAGCCTTTGGCGTATCCTTGGGTGGAGTGTGTGCTGGTGCTGCTGGAGCCTTTGGTTGCTCGGCCGGGGCGTGGTAAGCTGGTGGAGCGGCACCAGCTGGGGGACCAGTGGAGATTGGCTTGCCGTTGCTGTCGACGTAGACGACAACGTCTGGTGCGGTGGCGGTCACGTACTGGAGGTAATCTGTTAGCCGTGTTCCTCATCTGCATCCTTCACGGAGATATTCTTACCGACACCTCAGTGTGGTTGACGACGTTGTCGCCTCTCTTCTTGTGCTCATGGCGGTGTCCATGTCTGATGTGGGCGCTGGCGCTCGCGGCGAGGGTCAAGCCCGTAAGGAAAAGTCCGGCTTTCATATTTGCGGTAGGATGATGGGGAGCCTGTTGATCTGAATCGGGCCAGCCGACGTTAGTCTCTAGTCGAGGATGGTGTGTGGTGTGTGTGGATGTTGCTCGGGTGCAGTGTGAAGTGAAGGTGCTTTTCGGCAGACAATGGCTGAATAGGAGAATTGACGAGCTGTTGTTCAATCAAAGGCATCCATTGTGCACGCGTGCTTTCATGTGGGAGATTGCGTGGACGGCGGAGAGGCGCATGAAAGGTGCGAGAGGCGACGATGACGAGACGCGGATCGCGTGATTCAGGTGGCGGTACTGACTGTTTATGCTGTGCTGCGGTGTGGAATGCTGGATCGCTTGGGCTTTTGTTTCAAGGAATGCTGCAAGGTGGATGAGCGAGCGTGTGGCAGATGTGTATGCCGGGGTGGGTATAATGAGTGTGGGTGTTGCCAATCGATCGCAGCTCCAGGCGCAGTAGAGACGGTCTGTACGATATGTGGTGTGGTGGTGTTGAGGTGAAGTTGGGAAAAGACGAGCGACGGGGAAAGAGCGACAGGGTGGTGGTGTACCTCGTATGGCGGAGCAGTAAATTACGGCTCGGGAAGGAGCGTCACAGCTTTTCAACGGCTTCTGATCCATCCACTTAGCTCTCGTACCTGAGCACGCTGAGAAGGCGGCTGCAGGAACACGGCTGGGCCAAACTGTTTCGAGCGGCCTATCACAGGATTCACAGCCAAGCGAAGCAGCTCTGGCGTATAAGCTTCACCGTTTCAGAGGGGATAGCCGCCAATCCGCTTGCATCCCTTTGAAATTTGCTCGACCAGACTCAGCGCCCGAGTGCAGCCTCCAAACACGGGCTTAAGCTGCATACCTAGACCTCACAAATTTGCCTGTGCCCGTCTGACGGTAGTGAAGAAGAACAACGTTCAAAACTTAGACAGGGCCTCCGCACTGACTTTGGCCGAGAGCAGGTGTCCGTCTCCCGCAGTCATGAAATGTCACGCATGGTAGCCTGTAGGGCGACATCTTGCACCGCCAAACACAGCGCCCTGATCAGTGATGATGAGACACGAAGGTCTGGCCCGTCTGGGCCTTGCAGAAACACACTCACTCCACAGTGTCCACACAGGGGCTTCCCCCGTATTTCGACCAGCATGTGCACAGTGCACCAACGTCCACCGCCCGTTTCTGCTGTCCGGAGAACACTGATCTCAGCATCTCTTCATCATTGCAACCACTCTCCATGACTTTCACTGTTCCGAAGCGCTTCGTCCTCTTCACTACGGACGCGTCTACTCGAATCCGTCGGCGTGCTGATGCGATGCATGCTAAGCAGCAAACGCATGAGGTGTCGCACGCGTGGTACCACTAATAACAGCTCACTCGTCCGAGTCCAGCATCAATACACACCCTCCATCATCACCATCACACAGCCGTTCCAATCTCTGGTGAGTCCCCAAAGCACATCGCCATCATGGCACCTGGCTATCGTGCACCCTTCGATCCACCAGCACTCTCTACCGCCCTCCGGAACTCCTGCTCTTCCCACTCGCTGAGCGTCACATTCACTGCCGCAGCATTCTCCTCCAGATACTTGACACGCTTCGTGCCAGGAATTGGCATGAAGTCTTGACTGCAACACATGTCAGCGTTAGAAACATCACCATGACTGGTCGAACCCACCCTTGAGCCAAGACCCACGCAAGCGACAATTGGCCCGGCGTACACCCCTTCTTGGAAGCCATGGCGCCCAACTTCTCCACCAGCTGCAGGTTCGAGCCAAAGTTCTCTTCCGAGAAGCGAGCATGGTTGAACCTGCTGTCCTTCTCATCCAAGTCTTTGCGACTCTTCATTGTGCCGGTGAGGAAGCCACGGCCGAGTGGGCTGTATGCCACCATCTTGACACCCAATTCTCTTGCAGTTTTGAGAAACTCGGTCTGCTCCGACTCGATCTCTAACGCAAAGGGCGAAGACTCCATCTGAGCAGCCGCGATTGGGTGTATCTTGTATGCTCTCCTCAAAGTGGCTGCGGAGCACTCCGACAGGCCAAGGTATCGGATCTTTCCCTCCTTCTTCAGATCGACCATAGCTTGGACTGTTTCTTCGATCGGGACTTTGTTGTCGACGCGATGTTGGTAGTAGAGGTCGATCTGGTCGATTCCGAGGCGTTGGAGACTCTCATTGCAGGCTTGGTGAACCCATTCTCTGTCTCCACGGACAGCAGGCGTGCCGTCGGGGGCCCTAGAACAGACATGTCAGCTGAAAGACTGAACCAAAGCAGGACAAGCTCTTCGTGCAGGATACAACTGTTGCCGCTTTGTGGAGTGTGGCAGCCTCCTACTCAGAACCCTCACTCACCCCCTCCCCTCCACGAAACAACTTCACAACCCCTTCCACCGACTGAGACATACCTCAAATTCCCAAACTTGGTCGCCAGGAAGATTTCCTTACGCCTACCCGTATCCTTGAACCACTTGCCAATCAGCCTCTCATTCGTGTGAGGGCCATAAATGTCCGAGGTATCCCAAAAGGTAATTCCCAGATCAGCGGCTTTCGTCAACACCTTCGCAGACTCCTCATCATCGTACCCGCCGTAGGAAGTGTAGCCGAAGGACATGCCCATGCAACCCAAGCCTTGGGCAGAGACATTGTCGTCGCCGATCTTGCGTTCGGGGTATTTTGCTGACATTGTGGTAGGCTGTGATGTTGGTGTTGGCGCTGGTGAGTTGTTAGGAGAGTTTTGTTAGGAAAGAGATGGTAGGACCATGCAGGAAGGCATTGATTGAGGGCAGCGTCAACTTCAATGTTCTTGAGAGCTATTGCGTACCACCTGC includes the following:
- a CDS encoding putative family 17 glucosidase SCW10; this translates as MKAGLFLTGLTLAASASAHIRHGHRHEHKKRGDNVVNHTEVSYVTATAPDVVVYVDSNGKPISTGPPAGAAPPAYHAPAEQPKAPAAPAHTPPKDTPKAPAAPAHSAPSGGSSSGSGRGITYSPYNADHTCKSAEDVKRDLSKLTGYDLIRLYGSDCNQVANVLAACNAKLFLGVFDIKNLQTEASTLIKQAKGSWDRVDTISIGNELVNSGGASVDEVVAAINTARGIFKAAGYSGNIVTVDTFVAIIANPGLCQASDYAAANCHAFFDGGKTAEQAGDFVKDQAQRVANACGGKRVVITETGWPSQGSPNGSAVPSKENQAAAISSLKSKFDKDMFLFTAYNDMWKVDTAATFGCEKYWGIM
- a CDS encoding Aldo-keto reductase yakc [NADP(+)], which codes for MSAKYPERKIGDDNVSAQGLGCMGMSFGYTSYGGYDDEESAKVLTKAADLGITFWDTSDIYGPHTNERLIGKWFKDTGRRKEIFLATKFGNLRAPDGTPAVRGDREWVHQACNESLQRLGIDQIDLYYQHRVDNKVPIEETVQAMVDLKKEGKIRYLGLSECSAATLRRAYKIHPIAAAQMESSPFALEIESEQTEFLKTARELGVKMVAYSPLGRGFLTGTMKSRKDLDEKDSRFNHARFSEENFGSNLQLVEKLGAMASKKGCTPGQLSLAWVLAQGQDFMPIPGTKRVKYLEENAAAVNVTLSEWEEQEFRRAVESAGGSKGAR
- a CDS encoding DNA-dependent metalloprotease WSS1 — protein: MPLGFERLNERSQRPNPLINFIKPLDTPHKKTSEEFLSRIAAQCYPIMKKHHISVMALEEYEPNPEFLGRNFNAGEVIQLVLKDKQGRWLSMEFVQMVMMHELAHCKQMNHSRSFWGVRNEYAKQMEELWAQKYMGEGMWGRGRGLETGEWLNAAAPDNSPIPEHLCGGSYRRRGKKRKRGQQGGSDEPEKLSYAERQQKRIARKFGKHGVSMEGQSLGDDELLRGALETMNGGKRGTGKPRVANSKRGRELRAAAALARFDQEKSKPPEKTPDLEDDLDSETESEWEGDDDGDAVVISDGHGHDLVKVCGEGEDEEEDAGREMDELRMLSAGAKGKIGTKQASGRGKAPPMKGQAGYEDSETESEADDDPVESAPDGDSQSFLGDPEVTSEADRSQPAPPSHPSEVANDSLPASQVELLRELDNGDEQNTSEAESAAPTDQTTNNTRQGTAAQPQACPICSLENEAGAPTCMACSNVLRPKLVPNSWRCKSDTCKESTYINAGDVGRCGLCGAQKPKMMDSTSSGNGSDRPMGFTRPEVLRWD